A segment of the Thiohalomonas denitrificans genome:
ACCTCGAAGATCTTGGAGGCCCCCATCCGGTGTTGCACCAGTTGATAGATGTAACGGACGCCGAACGACCAGTGCGGCATTCGCACCGGCAACCCGTAGACCGCCACCTCCATCATGAAGGCCGGGGGAACAAGTTGAAAATCCACCGGGTAATAGTCGAGCCCCAGCTCTTTGCCGAGTGCCTCCAGCCGCTCGGTGTACTCCTTCAGCTTTTCATTCATATCGGCCCAGTCGATTAGATAAAGGAGAATCGAACCGCAAAGGCGCCAAGAGCGCCAAGGCGTCAATGGCTTATCGGTCCACTCGGTGTAACTCGATGCACCGGCAAAAGCAGGGCCGTTGCTGCGCATGAAGTCCGAGCTTTCTTTGCGTCCTTTGCGTCTTTGCGGTGAAAAATCCCATTAGACCTGCACCTCCTCCTGCTCGGCGGCCTGCCTGCGAAAGAAATGCCGAATGGCGGCCCATATATGCCCCTCTTCGGCGAGCGGATAGGTAGCCACCGGGAAGCCCCGGAGCGCTGCACGCTGGAACAGCCTGGAGGTTTCCGTCTGGTAATCCGACTGAACGGTGCGGCCGGTCTCCAGATAGCCGATAAAACTGCTCATCGGACAGAGCTGATCGAGGGCAGCGCCGGCCGGCTGGCGATCATCGGCGAAGTTTTCTCCATCCGACGCATAAAACAGATAGATGTTGTAGCGCCCCGGGTCGTAACGCTCGTCAATCACCTCCAGCACCTTGTTGAAGGCGGTGGAGGCCACGGTCCCGCCCTGGGCACGAGCCTGGAAGAATTCCTGCTCGGGGAATTCCCAGGCACGAACGGTGTGGGCTACGAACACGGTTTCGATGTGCTCGTACTGCCGGCGAAGCCCCTGCAGGGCCCAAAAAAAGAAGGTCTTGGCCAGCCGTCGCTCCTGCTCGGTTACCGACGAAGAGACATCGAGTGCAAAGAACACCACGGCATTGGTCGAGGGGCGCGGCCGGCGCACCAGCTGGCGGTAACGCAGGTCTTCATTGGTAAAGACCGGCCCTTCCGGCTGTACCACACGCCGTTTGATGGACTCCTTCATAGAGCGGCGCCGGTCGAGGCGCGCCCGGGCTCCCTTCTTGTCCCAGCCGGCACGGGTGAATTCGTCTTCATCGATAGTGTTCGCGCGCGGTTCCAGGTTGGGAAGTTCCAGCTCCTCCCAGAGCCAGTCGACCAGCTCATCGACCTTGAACTCCAGAACAAACTCCAGCCCCCCTTCCCCGGAACCGCTTCCGGACTTGCCGCCCTCACCCTGGGCCTGTCCGTGGCGGAGCACATCGCCCGGCTGCACCTTGCCTTGCCCGACACCCTTGCTCTGTTTGCCCTTTGCCAGCTTGAAGCGGTAATGCTCCAGAAACCGCACCGGTACCTGCACGCGGCGTTCGCCGCTGCCGGAAAGCACGTCCGCTTCCGCGGCAATGTCCATGACATGGTCACGGACCGCTTCACGTACCTTTTCGTTGTGGCGCAGCCAGTCGCGACTGCCGCGGGAGAAAAGATCGTACCAGCGGGTATCCGCACTGGTAGTGGAGTGGTGCTGGTTCCGCTCGCTCATCCGCCTCCCCTATTCCTGCGATAACAGTGTGGTGACGTAATTCAATGCCTCCCTGGCCGAATGCCGATCGTATCCGTATTCATCCACCAGACGCTGCTCCACGGCCGAGATCTTCTGCTGCGCCTCCTCGTCCGGACGGGCGCTGGAAGTCACGAGCCGCAGCACATCGCGCCGCTCCTCGAAGAGATACTGCTTGATGGCCTCGTGGAGCCGGGCATGGCTATCCAGCGTGAAGGATTCACCCCGCTTGAACGCCACCATCGCCTTGCGGACCACCTCCTGCCGGAAACTGCCCTTGCCGGAGTCGGAGATGTGGATCTTCTCCTCCACCTGCCGCATGAAGCGCTCATCCGGCTGACGCTGTTCTCCGGTGATGGGGTCTTCCACCGCACGCTGGTCCAGCGAGGCCTCCACCTCGTCGAGGTATTTGTCGAGCAGCGTCTGCGCCTCTTCCTCGAAGGAGGCAAACATCGCCTTGTGGACATCCTCCTTGACCCAGCGGTTGTAGAAGTCCTTGCGCGCAATGACCAGAAAATCGATCCAGTGCCGCTTCTGCTTCTCCTCCATGCGGGCATCGGATTCGATGGCATCCTTCAGCGCCAGCAGGACCTCCATGGAGGTCAGGCTGCTCACCTCGCTGCGGGTGATGGCGTTCGAAATGGCATTGATCACGAAGCGGGGCGAGACACCCGTCAGCCCCTCGGCGGGTGTCTCCTTGCGAATGCGCTCCACTTCGTTCTCGGAGATGCCCTCGACGGATTCACCGGCATAGAGCCGTATCTTGCGCGACAGGTCCATATTCTCGCGCTCACCGCGCTGGAGCCGGGTGAGAATGGCAAACACTGCGGTTACCCGCAGGGTATGCGGATCCAGGTGCACATCGCGGAAGGCGGAGGCCGTGGAGATAAGCTTCTGGTAGATGCGCGCCTCTTCCCGATAATCGAGGGTATAGGGCACCTGCACAATCACCATGCGGTCGAGCAGTGCTTCGTTCTCCTTCTCCTGAACAAACTTGTTGAATTCGGCCAGGTTAGTATGGGCGAGGATGGTCTCGTCCAGATAGATGAGCGGAAAACGGGCGACCTTGACGTTCTTTTCCTGGGTCAGCGTCAGTAGCAGGTAGAGAAACTCCCGCTTGACCTTGAGGATCTCGATCATCTCCAGCAAGCCGCGACTCGCCGCATACACTGCACCGGACCACGACCAGGCGCGCGGGTCGCCTTCATCCCCGTAGTCGGCGACCTTGGAGAGATCGACAGAACCGACCAGGTCAGCGATATCGGCGGTGGTCGGATCATGGGGTGCATACGTGCCGACGCCGCTGCGGGATGCTTCGGAGAGAAAGATGCGCTCTACCGGGAAGCGCATGAAGTCCTCTTCGAACTCATCCTCCAGCCGGGCGCGGCAGTAAGGGCAGAGCTCCCCCTGGATCTCCACACCGTAGTTCTCACGGAACTCGCCGCGCAGCGTATAGGGAACCAGGTGCAGGGGGGACTCGCGCACCGGACAGCCCTTCAGCCCATAGAGGGCGCCATCATCGGTATGGCTGTACTCCTCCAGGCCCCGCTTGAGCAGAATGACCAGGGTCGATTTACCGCCCGAGGGGGGGCCGAGCAGAAGCAGCAGACGTCGCCCTACCTCGGAGCCGGCACTCGCGCCCTTGAAGTAGTCCACCACCCGACCGAGTGCCGATTCGATACCGAACAATTCATTGGAGAAAAGTTGCGTGGGAGACTCATCGGTCTCCGAGCTCTCCTCTTTCTCCTTCCGGTACCAGCGCAGCATGTCCCAGATGTACTGATGGGACGTGCGTGCCACATCGATCGGTCGTTCGTGGACGACTTGTTCTAGGAACTCCTGAAAGTTTCCCTCCCAGTACCTCGCCTTGTGCTCGCGGGTATACGCAGACAGGGAATCAATAAACTCCTGGGATCGATCATTGGAATCATGTGCCATAGCGCTTCTCGTGTGGTTATTCTCCGGGTGGAAAAGCTCGGCCGCGCTCGGCCCCATACAGCAAGGATAGACAAGGAAAGAACGGTTTTAAGAACAGAGTGCCCCGATTGTGCCAAGTTCCCGATCTTCTCTAACCTGCAACGGAAAACCGACACTTATGCCCCTATGGGCAGGAGGGAAAAAGGATCTTGTGGGTACACGGGGACCACGGAGTAAAACAGGTTGTTCGGGTTTTTTCTCCCCGTGCGTCCCGTGTTCCCCGTGGTTCGAAATTCAGGCAGTGGTGAAGAAGTTACTACTCCCAGCGAAACGCCACGGCGCCGATGAACAGAAACACCACGGTCATCGCCGCCAGAACCGCCAGGCGGTCCGCAACCTGCAACAGACCTGCGCCATCGATCATGACGGCTCGTGCCGCATCGATCAGGTGGGTAAGGGGGAAAATCAGGGCAATCTTCTGCACTAGCGGGTGAAGGCCTTCGAGGGAAAACCAGAC
Coding sequences within it:
- a CDS encoding serine protein kinase; amino-acid sequence: MAHDSNDRSQEFIDSLSAYTREHKARYWEGNFQEFLEQVVHERPIDVARTSHQYIWDMLRWYRKEKEESSETDESPTQLFSNELFGIESALGRVVDYFKGASAGSEVGRRLLLLLGPPSGGKSTLVILLKRGLEEYSHTDDGALYGLKGCPVRESPLHLVPYTLRGEFRENYGVEIQGELCPYCRARLEDEFEEDFMRFPVERIFLSEASRSGVGTYAPHDPTTADIADLVGSVDLSKVADYGDEGDPRAWSWSGAVYAASRGLLEMIEILKVKREFLYLLLTLTQEKNVKVARFPLIYLDETILAHTNLAEFNKFVQEKENEALLDRMVIVQVPYTLDYREEARIYQKLISTASAFRDVHLDPHTLRVTAVFAILTRLQRGERENMDLSRKIRLYAGESVEGISENEVERIRKETPAEGLTGVSPRFVINAISNAITRSEVSSLTSMEVLLALKDAIESDARMEEKQKRHWIDFLVIARKDFYNRWVKEDVHKAMFASFEEEAQTLLDKYLDEVEASLDQRAVEDPITGEQRQPDERFMRQVEEKIHISDSGKGSFRQEVVRKAMVAFKRGESFTLDSHARLHEAIKQYLFEERRDVLRLVTSSARPDEEAQQKISAVEQRLVDEYGYDRHSAREALNYVTTLLSQE
- a CDS encoding DUF444 family protein — protein: MSERNQHHSTTSADTRWYDLFSRGSRDWLRHNEKVREAVRDHVMDIAAEADVLSGSGERRVQVPVRFLEHYRFKLAKGKQSKGVGQGKVQPGDVLRHGQAQGEGGKSGSGSGEGGLEFVLEFKVDELVDWLWEELELPNLEPRANTIDEDEFTRAGWDKKGARARLDRRRSMKESIKRRVVQPEGPVFTNEDLRYRQLVRRPRPSTNAVVFFALDVSSSVTEQERRLAKTFFFWALQGLRRQYEHIETVFVAHTVRAWEFPEQEFFQARAQGGTVASTAFNKVLEVIDERYDPGRYNIYLFYASDGENFADDRQPAGAALDQLCPMSSFIGYLETGRTVQSDYQTETSRLFQRAALRGFPVATYPLAEEGHIWAAIRHFFRRQAAEQEEVQV